One part of the Streptomyces sp. NBC_00286 genome encodes these proteins:
- a CDS encoding acyltransferase domain-containing protein, which produces MLLEALRADERLAEWLRDLESEAVPRVEAVLPDAVALPDVLLDLSVPHECVNELVAQRERLAADPDAMMLLRRCVGRFVRDMGAIGKGWEPPAFPESTGPLGRSFHVFVFVAALPYVRAYHRDRGIPEAVSRRSLADLGRHMAVHRRRFGTCGLLEPWWLTLHFHGELYQLGRLQFQRARLGGRTGRAAAAAGLDTGPGDPCLSLHIADFRGPLSPRACDQSLGLAREFFARHYPDERYRVAVCHSWLLDPQLKRYLPADSNIVRFQERFQLAYEEAKADDKSAVGFVFGDPELPVEGLPRRTSVERAVGDHLRAGGHWYGGHGWFAL; this is translated from the coding sequence GTGCTGCTGGAGGCGCTGCGGGCCGACGAGAGGCTCGCGGAATGGCTGAGAGACCTGGAGAGCGAGGCCGTCCCGCGCGTGGAGGCCGTTCTTCCGGACGCGGTCGCGTTGCCGGACGTACTCCTCGATCTGTCCGTGCCGCACGAGTGCGTCAATGAACTCGTCGCGCAGCGGGAGCGGTTGGCGGCGGATCCGGACGCGATGATGCTGCTGCGACGATGCGTCGGCCGGTTCGTACGTGACATGGGGGCGATCGGCAAAGGGTGGGAGCCGCCGGCCTTCCCGGAGTCCACGGGGCCGCTCGGCCGCAGCTTCCACGTGTTCGTGTTCGTCGCCGCACTGCCGTACGTACGCGCGTACCACCGCGACAGGGGAATCCCGGAGGCCGTGTCCCGGCGCAGCCTCGCCGATCTGGGGCGCCATATGGCCGTGCACCGGCGACGGTTCGGTACCTGCGGTCTCCTGGAGCCGTGGTGGCTCACCCTGCACTTCCACGGGGAGCTGTACCAGCTGGGGCGGCTGCAGTTCCAGCGTGCGCGGCTCGGCGGGCGTACGGGGCGGGCGGCTGCCGCCGCCGGCCTCGACACCGGCCCAGGCGACCCCTGCCTGAGCCTGCACATCGCCGACTTTCGCGGGCCCCTGTCACCGCGCGCGTGCGACCAATCCCTGGGCCTGGCACGGGAGTTCTTCGCCCGCCACTACCCGGACGAGCGATACAGGGTGGCGGTCTGCCACTCCTGGCTGCTCGACCCGCAGCTAAAGCGGTATCTGCCGGCGGACTCCAACATCGTCCGCTTCCAGGAACGGTTTCAGCTCGCGTACGAGGAGGCGAAAGCGGACGACAAGAGCGCGGTGGGCTTCGTCTTCGGCGATCCGGAACTGCCGGTGGAGGGTCTTCCTCGGCGTACGAGTGTGGAGCGGGCGGTCGGGGATCATCTGCGGGCGGGCGGTCACTGGTACGGCGGGCATGGCTGGTTCGCGCTGTAA
- the pip gene encoding prolyl aminopeptidase, whose amino-acid sequence MPLYPEIEPYDHGMLDVGDGNHVYWEVCGNPRGKPAVVLHGGPGTGSNPFFRRYFDPAAYRIVLLDQRGCGRSMPHASAYDTDMSVNTTAHIIADLELLRAHLGIERWLVWGVSWGSVLGLRYAQTHPGAVSELVLTAVATGASREVALMTRGLGQFFPEAFERFLAELPEDEDKREGNLAAAYNRLIESPDPEVRARAARAWTDWETAMAPAPPRSIPRYEDPVFRMGFVRTVTHYWGNDHFLGEGNEEGVVLRDALRLKDIPGTLVQGSLDPGNLLGTVWRLHHAWPGSELIMIDDVGHNAGAADAVDALVATTDRYATDGYTTGRHAASR is encoded by the coding sequence ATGCCTCTTTATCCGGAGATCGAACCGTACGACCACGGCATGCTCGATGTCGGCGACGGCAACCACGTCTACTGGGAGGTGTGCGGCAATCCGCGTGGCAAGCCCGCGGTGGTGCTGCACGGCGGGCCCGGTACCGGGAGCAACCCCTTCTTCCGGCGGTACTTCGACCCGGCCGCGTACCGCATCGTCCTCCTCGACCAGCGCGGCTGCGGACGCTCGATGCCGCACGCGAGCGCGTACGACACCGACATGAGCGTCAACACGACGGCGCACATCATCGCCGACCTGGAGCTGCTGCGAGCTCACCTCGGTATCGAGCGGTGGCTGGTGTGGGGCGTGTCGTGGGGGTCGGTGCTCGGGCTGCGGTATGCGCAGACGCACCCTGGTGCCGTATCCGAGCTGGTGCTGACGGCGGTCGCGACCGGTGCCAGCCGTGAGGTGGCCCTGATGACCAGAGGGCTCGGGCAGTTCTTCCCCGAGGCCTTCGAGCGGTTCCTCGCGGAGCTGCCAGAGGACGAGGACAAGCGCGAGGGGAATCTGGCGGCGGCGTACAACCGGCTGATCGAGTCGCCCGACCCCGAGGTGCGGGCGCGGGCGGCACGGGCCTGGACCGACTGGGAGACGGCCATGGCTCCCGCCCCGCCGCGTTCGATCCCCCGGTACGAGGACCCGGTGTTCCGCATGGGCTTCGTCCGCACGGTCACCCACTACTGGGGCAACGACCACTTCCTCGGCGAGGGCAACGAAGAGGGAGTGGTCCTCCGCGACGCCCTCCGCCTCAAGGACATCCCCGGCACCCTCGTCCAGGGCAGCCTCGACCCCGGCAACCTCCTCGGCACCGTCTGGCGCCTCCACCACGCCTGGCCCGGAAGCGAATTGATCATGATCGACGACGTGGGCCACAACGCGGGAGCGGCGGACGCCGTGGACGCGCTGGTCGCGACGACGGATCGGTACGCGACGGACGGGTACACGACAGGCCGGCACGCGGCGTCCCGCTGA
- a CDS encoding tetratricopeptide repeat protein, which translates to MPESRGSTGPTPETHVIDFRAAEQLLAARDPRGAVKLLDKVIAAHPENTAARLLRARAFFAAAQLRPAELEFTVVLEREPDNAFAHFALARTYERSGRPEQAIRHFRLAAALDPQPEYVAAARFDS; encoded by the coding sequence GTGCCTGAGTCCAGAGGTTCCACCGGACCTACTCCAGAGACGCATGTCATCGACTTCCGCGCCGCCGAGCAGCTGCTGGCCGCGCGTGATCCGCGGGGCGCCGTGAAGCTGCTCGACAAGGTCATCGCCGCGCATCCCGAGAACACGGCGGCGCGGCTGCTGCGTGCGCGGGCCTTCTTCGCGGCAGCTCAACTGCGGCCCGCCGAGCTGGAATTCACGGTCGTGCTGGAGCGCGAGCCGGACAACGCGTTCGCGCACTTCGCGCTGGCCCGTACGTACGAGCGCTCGGGCCGGCCCGAGCAGGCGATACGGCACTTCCGGCTCGCGGCGGCGCTGGATCCGCAGCCGGAGTATGTGGCTGCGGCTCGCTTCGACTCCTGA
- the coaE gene encoding dephospho-CoA kinase encodes MLTVGLTGGIGAGKSEVSRLLVECGAVLIDADKIAREVVEPGTPGLAAVVDAFGEDILTPDGGLDRPKLGSIVFTDPEKLAQLNSIVHPLVGARSRELEAAASPDAVIVHDVPLLAENGLAPLYDVVVVVDATPETQLDRLVRLRGMSEEDARARMAAQATREKRLDIADIVIDNDVPLEELERRVREVWADLVRRAQQKTTLE; translated from the coding sequence ATGCTGACAGTGGGCCTGACCGGCGGTATCGGCGCCGGCAAGAGCGAGGTGTCGCGGCTGCTCGTGGAGTGCGGCGCCGTGCTGATCGACGCCGACAAGATCGCGCGAGAGGTCGTCGAACCCGGAACTCCCGGTCTCGCGGCGGTCGTCGACGCCTTCGGGGAGGACATACTCACCCCGGACGGCGGTCTCGACCGGCCGAAACTGGGCTCGATCGTCTTCACGGACCCGGAAAAGCTCGCTCAGCTGAACTCGATCGTGCACCCCCTCGTGGGCGCACGCTCCCGCGAACTCGAGGCAGCTGCCTCCCCGGACGCCGTCATCGTCCACGACGTCCCGCTCCTCGCCGAGAACGGTCTCGCGCCGCTGTACGACGTCGTGGTGGTCGTCGACGCGACCCCCGAGACCCAGCTCGACCGGCTCGTACGTCTGCGCGGCATGAGCGAGGAGGACGCTCGCGCCCGTATGGCCGCCCAGGCCACCCGTGAGAAACGCTTGGACATAGCGGACATCGTCATCGACAACGACGTACCGCTGGAGGAGCTGGAGCGACGCGTACGGGAGGTTTGGGCGGATCTTGTGCGGCGGGCACAGCAGAAAACGACCTTGGAATAG
- a CDS encoding PAC2 family protein: MLDPQGLYAWEPKGLAVVDMALAQESAGLVMLYHFDGYIDAGETGDQIVDRLLGSLPHQVVARFDHDRLVDYRARRPLLTFKRDRWTDFEEPTLDVRLVQDATGAPFLLLSGPEPDVEWERFAAAVQQIVERLGVRLAVNFHGIPMGVPHTRPVGLTPHGNRNELVPGHTSPFDEAQVPGSAESLVEYRLMEAGHDVLGVAAHVPHYIARSPYPDAALTVLEAITGATGLVLPGIAHALRTDAHRTQTEIDRQIQEGDEELVTLVQGLEHQYDAAAGAETRGNMLAEPLDIPSADEIGLEFERFLAEREGDA; the protein is encoded by the coding sequence GTGCTTGATCCGCAGGGTTTGTACGCATGGGAGCCGAAGGGCCTGGCCGTCGTCGACATGGCGCTCGCCCAGGAGTCGGCGGGCCTTGTCATGCTCTACCACTTCGACGGATATATCGACGCGGGCGAGACCGGCGACCAGATCGTCGACCGGCTCCTCGGCTCGCTGCCCCACCAGGTCGTCGCCCGGTTCGACCACGACCGGCTCGTTGACTACCGCGCCCGTCGCCCGTTGCTGACGTTCAAGCGCGACCGCTGGACCGATTTCGAGGAGCCCACGCTCGACGTCCGGCTCGTCCAGGACGCGACAGGTGCCCCCTTCCTGCTCCTCTCCGGACCCGAGCCGGACGTCGAGTGGGAGCGCTTCGCCGCAGCCGTTCAGCAGATCGTGGAGCGGCTCGGCGTCCGCCTGGCCGTGAACTTCCACGGCATCCCCATGGGCGTCCCGCACACCCGCCCCGTCGGCCTCACCCCGCACGGCAACCGCAACGAACTGGTGCCCGGCCACACGAGCCCCTTCGACGAGGCCCAGGTCCCCGGCAGCGCCGAATCGCTCGTCGAGTACCGCCTCATGGAGGCCGGACATGACGTCCTGGGTGTTGCCGCGCACGTGCCGCACTACATCGCCCGTTCCCCGTACCCCGACGCTGCGCTGACCGTCCTGGAGGCGATCACCGGCGCGACCGGCCTGGTCCTGCCCGGTATCGCACACGCTCTGCGTACCGACGCGCACCGTACCCAGACCGAGATCGACCGGCAGATCCAGGAGGGCGACGAGGAACTCGTCACGCTCGTCCAGGGCCTTGAGCATCAGTACGACGCTGCCGCGGGCGCCGAGACGCGGGGCAACATGCTCGCCGAGCCCCTGGACATCCCGTCGGCGGACGAGATCGGGCTCGAGTTCGAGCGGTTCCTGGCGGAGCGGGAAGGCGACGCGTAG
- a CDS encoding uracil-DNA glycosylase yields MVTPEPESAFRGFPKPIAAPLETLAELDARVSGCRACPRLVDWREEVARTKRAAFAEWTYWGRPVPGFGPADASLLVIGLAPAAHGGNRTGRMFTGDRSGDVLYEALHEVGLASQPTSVSADDGLTLYGVRVTAPVHCAPPANKPTPEERDTCRPWLVSELKLLRPTLRAVVVLGAFGWQAALPAFAEAGWTVPRPRPAFSHGARIILESQSQSQSQSQSQSQSQSQSQSQSRSGGGAANNPLELFGCFHVSQRNTFTGRLTPEMLRSVLRTAAEAAGLSTRPYAG; encoded by the coding sequence ATGGTTACGCCCGAGCCGGAATCAGCTTTCCGCGGCTTCCCCAAGCCAATCGCCGCACCGTTGGAGACCCTGGCCGAGCTGGACGCGCGGGTCTCCGGCTGCCGGGCCTGCCCGCGGCTGGTCGACTGGCGCGAGGAGGTGGCCCGTACCAAACGTGCTGCCTTCGCGGAGTGGACGTACTGGGGTCGGCCGGTGCCGGGGTTCGGACCAGCGGACGCCTCGCTGCTTGTCATCGGGCTCGCGCCCGCGGCGCACGGTGGGAACCGGACCGGGCGGATGTTCACCGGGGACCGTTCCGGGGACGTGCTGTATGAGGCGTTGCACGAGGTGGGGCTGGCGTCGCAGCCCACGTCCGTGAGTGCGGACGACGGGCTGACCCTGTACGGCGTACGGGTCACCGCACCCGTGCACTGCGCGCCGCCCGCCAACAAACCGACCCCCGAGGAGCGCGACACCTGCCGCCCCTGGCTGGTGAGCGAGCTGAAGTTGCTCAGGCCCACCCTCCGGGCGGTCGTGGTGCTCGGAGCCTTCGGGTGGCAGGCCGCGTTGCCCGCGTTCGCCGAGGCGGGCTGGACGGTGCCCCGACCCCGGCCGGCCTTCTCCCACGGCGCACGGATCATCCTGGAGAGCCAGAGCCAGAGCCAGAGCCAGAGCCAGAGCCAGAGCCAGAGCCAGAGCCAGAGCCAGAGCCAGAGCCGCAGCGGCGGCGGCGCGGCCAACAACCCGCTGGAACTCTTCGGCTGCTTCCACGTGAGCCAGCGCAACACCTTCACCGGGCGCCTCACCCCCGAGATGCTGCGGAGTGTGCTGCGTACTGCAGCGGAGGCGGCAGGGCTTTCGACCAGGCCGTATGCGGGCTAG
- the rpsA gene encoding 30S ribosomal protein S1, whose protein sequence is MTSSTETTATTPQVAVNDIGNEEAFLAAIDETIKYFNDGDIVDGVIVKVDRDEVLLDIGYKTEGVIPSRELSIKHDVDPNEVVAVGDEIEALVLQKEDKEGRLILSKKRAQYERAWGTIEKIKEEDGIVTGTVIEVVKGGLILDIGLRGFLPASLVEMRRVRDLQPYVGKELEAKIIELDKNRNNVVLSRRAWLEQTQSEVRQTFLTTLQKGQVRSGVVSSIVNFGAFVDLGGVDGLVHVSELSWKHIDHPSEVVEVGQEVTVEVLDVDMDRERVSLSLKATQEDPWQQFARTHQIGQVVPGKVTKLVPFGAFVRVDEGIEGLVHISELAERHVEIPEQVVQVNDEIFVKVIDIDLERRRISLSLKQANESFGADPASVEFDPTLYGMAASYDDQGNYIYPEGFDPETNDWLEGYEKQREEWERQYAEAQQRFEQHQAQVIKSREADAQAEAEGAAGGGGTPGAAPAASGGGGGSYSSESDDNSGALASDEALAALREKLAGGQS, encoded by the coding sequence ATGACGAGCAGCACCGAGACCACCGCCACCACCCCGCAGGTTGCGGTCAACGACATCGGTAACGAGGAAGCCTTCCTCGCCGCGATCGACGAGACGATCAAGTACTTCAACGACGGCGACATCGTCGACGGCGTCATCGTGAAGGTCGACCGGGACGAGGTCCTGCTCGACATCGGTTACAAGACCGAAGGTGTCATCCCGAGCCGCGAGCTCTCGATCAAGCACGACGTCGACCCGAACGAGGTCGTCGCCGTCGGTGACGAGATCGAGGCCCTGGTCCTCCAGAAGGAGGACAAAGAAGGCCGCCTGATCCTCTCGAAGAAGCGCGCCCAGTACGAGCGTGCCTGGGGCACCATCGAGAAGATCAAGGAAGAGGACGGCATCGTCACCGGTACCGTCATCGAGGTCGTCAAGGGTGGTCTCATCCTCGACATCGGCCTCCGTGGCTTCCTGCCGGCCTCTCTCGTCGAGATGCGCCGCGTCCGCGACCTCCAGCCCTACGTGGGCAAGGAGCTCGAGGCCAAGATCATCGAGCTGGACAAGAACCGCAACAACGTGGTCCTGTCCCGCCGTGCCTGGCTGGAGCAGACCCAGTCCGAGGTCCGCCAGACCTTCCTCACGACCCTCCAGAAGGGTCAGGTCCGCTCCGGCGTGGTCTCCTCGATCGTCAACTTCGGTGCCTTCGTGGACCTGGGTGGCGTCGACGGTCTGGTCCACGTCTCCGAGCTGTCCTGGAAGCACATCGACCACCCCTCCGAGGTCGTCGAGGTCGGCCAGGAGGTCACGGTCGAGGTCCTGGACGTCGACATGGACCGCGAGCGCGTCTCCCTGTCGCTGAAGGCGACCCAGGAAGACCCGTGGCAGCAGTTCGCCCGCACCCACCAGATCGGCCAGGTCGTGCCCGGCAAGGTCACGAAGCTGGTTCCGTTCGGCGCGTTCGTCCGTGTGGACGAGGGCATCGAGGGTCTGGTCCACATCTCCGAGCTGGCCGAGCGCCACGTGGAGATCCCGGAGCAGGTCGTCCAGGTCAACGACGAGATCTTCGTCAAGGTCATCGACATCGACCTCGAGCGTCGCCGGATCTCGCTGTCCCTGAAGCAGGCCAACGAGTCCTTCGGTGCCGACCCGGCCTCGGTCGAGTTCGACCCGACGCTGTACGGCATGGCCGCGTCGTACGACGACCAGGGCAACTACATCTACCCCGAGGGCTTCGACCCCGAGACCAACGACTGGCTCGAGGGGTACGAGAAGCAGCGCGAGGAGTGGGAGCGCCAGTACGCCGAGGCGCAGCAGCGCTTCGAGCAGCACCAGGCGCAGGTCATCAAGTCCCGCGAGGCGGACGCCCAGGCCGAGGCCGAGGGTGCTGCCGGCGGCGGCGGCACCCCGGGTGCGGCTCCGGCCGCCTCCGGTGGCGGCGGCGGTTCGTACTCCTCGGAGTCGGACGACAACTCCGGCGCCCTGGCGTCGGACGAGGCCCTGGCTGCCCTTCGCGAGAAGCTGGCCGGCGGCCAGAGCTGA
- a CDS encoding class I SAM-dependent methyltransferase, which produces MTTEMRAGYEGTGPGAVTPDGCAVELYARLPVGDEPDIISGAVPAGAHILELGCGVGRMTHPLLERGFTVTAVDESAEMLERVLGARTICGPIETLSLGEKFDVVMLASFLVHTGDVEVRRGMLDVCRSHVADDGCVLIQREGEDYHTNLPRETRDPSGFTVRMLSAEPVGDGVNSVRAEYVFPDAIWTQTFLARPLTKGQFEEALAEAGLKVDRYLTEDGIWVRAVPAGA; this is translated from the coding sequence ATGACGACCGAGATGCGTGCGGGATACGAGGGAACAGGGCCCGGAGCGGTTACGCCGGACGGCTGCGCGGTGGAGCTGTATGCGCGACTGCCCGTCGGTGACGAGCCGGACATCATCAGCGGGGCCGTGCCCGCGGGGGCGCACATCCTCGAACTGGGCTGCGGGGTGGGGCGGATGACGCATCCGCTTCTGGAGCGGGGGTTCACGGTCACGGCGGTGGACGAGTCGGCGGAGATGCTGGAGCGGGTGCTAGGGGCTCGCACGATATGCGGTCCGATCGAGACGCTGTCGCTGGGGGAGAAGTTCGACGTGGTGATGCTCGCGTCGTTCCTCGTGCACACCGGTGACGTCGAGGTGCGGCGCGGGATGCTGGACGTCTGCCGGAGCCATGTCGCGGACGACGGGTGCGTGTTGATCCAGCGCGAGGGAGAGGACTACCACACGAATCTGCCACGCGAGACGCGTGATCCGAGCGGGTTCACGGTGCGGATGCTGTCCGCGGAGCCGGTCGGGGACGGGGTGAACTCGGTGCGCGCGGAGTATGTCTTCCCGGACGCGATATGGACCCAGACGTTCCTTGCCCGACCGCTCACGAAGGGCCAGTTCGAGGAAGCGCTGGCGGAGGCGGGGCTGAAGGTCGACCGGTATCTGACGGAGGACGGGATATGGGTGCGGGCGGTTCCGGCGGGGGCGTGA
- a CDS encoding GntR family transcriptional regulator, whose protein sequence is MTTVEPLGAVRERVLATLRQEIITGRLRPGDRLVERELADRFGVSRVPVREAIRALVAEGFVHFETPRRTVVRPLTPTDVKELFELREALEVYATGLAAQRATRADLAELEELLDRAAAATQAEDAEAIPEINTRFHDRILAMADNGLLISVMEPVAGRVRWLTHQNEEWPQLLVEHRELYAAIASGDPERARTHALAHVQANYRSTVRQLFGDAGGGS, encoded by the coding sequence ATGACAACGGTGGAACCGCTGGGGGCGGTCCGTGAACGAGTCCTCGCCACACTGCGGCAGGAGATCATCACCGGGCGGCTGCGGCCCGGCGACCGGCTGGTCGAGCGCGAGCTGGCCGACCGCTTCGGGGTCTCCCGCGTCCCGGTCCGCGAGGCCATCCGCGCCCTGGTCGCCGAGGGCTTCGTCCACTTCGAGACCCCGCGCCGCACCGTCGTACGCCCGCTGACCCCGACAGACGTCAAGGAACTCTTCGAGCTCCGCGAGGCCCTGGAGGTGTACGCCACCGGGCTCGCGGCCCAGCGCGCGACCCGGGCCGACCTCGCCGAACTGGAGGAACTCCTCGACCGCGCGGCCGCTGCGACCCAGGCCGAGGACGCGGAGGCGATCCCCGAGATCAACACCCGCTTCCACGACCGCATCCTGGCGATGGCCGACAACGGCCTGCTCATCTCGGTCATGGAACCGGTCGCAGGCCGCGTACGCTGGCTCACCCACCAGAACGAGGAGTGGCCCCAACTCCTCGTAGAACACCGCGAGTTGTACGCCGCCATCGCCTCCGGCGACCCGGAACGCGCCCGCACCCACGCTCTCGCCCACGTCCAGGCCAACTACCGCTCTACGGTGCGGCAGCTCTTTGGCGACGCAGGGGGCGGCTCCTAG
- a CDS encoding RNA-binding S4 domain-containing protein yields the protein MASGPQRNGTGERTVGSAEAVAAAKAAAPANGETVRVDSWIWSVRLVKTRSMGATACRGGHVRVNGERVKPAHSLRVGDEVRLRRDGRERIVVVKRLIRKRVGAPVAAECYIDNSPPPPPREAVAPAGIRDRGTGRPTKRDRRELERLRGLAGPGPGPASGSGAGPR from the coding sequence ATGGCTTCAGGACCTCAGAGGAACGGCACGGGCGAGCGCACGGTCGGCTCGGCCGAAGCCGTGGCCGCCGCGAAGGCCGCCGCCCCCGCGAACGGTGAGACCGTCCGCGTCGACAGCTGGATCTGGTCCGTACGTCTCGTCAAGACCCGCTCGATGGGCGCCACCGCCTGTCGCGGTGGCCACGTCCGCGTGAACGGCGAACGTGTCAAGCCCGCACACTCCCTCCGCGTCGGCGACGAGGTCCGCCTGCGCCGCGACGGCCGCGAACGGATCGTCGTCGTCAAGCGCCTGATCCGCAAACGAGTCGGAGCCCCTGTAGCCGCCGAGTGCTACATCGACAACTCCCCACCACCCCCACCCCGCGAAGCGGTCGCCCCCGCAGGCATCCGCGACCGAGGCACCGGCCGCCCCACCAAACGCGACCGCCGCGAACTGGAACGCCTACGGGGCTTGGCGGGGCCTGGCCCTGGACCGGCCTCCGGCTCCGGCGCCGGCCCACGTTGA
- a CDS encoding DoxX family protein, translating to MSETAASAASVNSGIVVAESATARGRRARIALRGLQVVLALFFGFASALPKLIGHESAVESFEKIGWGSAGMYSIGVLELLGGIALLIPLLSSVAAVSLSALMVGAFITQLAVFDGQYAATPLILIVPLALIAYARRSHNAELLRLIRRRS from the coding sequence ATGTCCGAGACCGCCGCTTCCGCCGCCTCCGTGAACTCCGGCATCGTCGTCGCCGAATCCGCGACCGCTCGTGGCCGCCGCGCCCGAATCGCCCTGCGTGGCCTGCAGGTTGTACTCGCTCTCTTCTTCGGCTTCGCGAGCGCGCTGCCCAAGCTGATCGGGCACGAATCGGCCGTCGAGTCCTTCGAGAAGATCGGCTGGGGCAGCGCGGGCATGTACAGCATCGGAGTGCTCGAACTGCTCGGCGGTATCGCCCTGTTGATTCCGCTGCTGTCGTCGGTGGCGGCGGTTTCGCTGAGCGCCTTGATGGTGGGCGCCTTCATCACGCAACTCGCCGTCTTCGACGGTCAGTACGCCGCGACTCCGCTGATCCTGATAGTCCCGCTGGCCTTGATCGCCTACGCACGCCGGAGTCACAACGCCGAGCTGCTGCGGCTCATACGACGACGGTCGTGA
- a CDS encoding DUF6343 family protein, translating into MRTGSEPTTARSALRARMWLSVWGLVWAIAGTAAFALAGRPGWAIACGVLWLIVTVDLAMILRHIRQGPHYQPGPDIPPYRPPDRRR; encoded by the coding sequence ATGCGTACGGGCAGTGAACCGACGACTGCGCGCAGTGCCCTGCGAGCGCGCATGTGGCTCAGCGTGTGGGGTCTGGTCTGGGCGATCGCCGGAACCGCGGCCTTCGCCCTCGCCGGGCGGCCCGGCTGGGCGATCGCCTGCGGGGTGCTGTGGCTGATCGTCACCGTCGACCTGGCAATGATCCTCCGGCACATCCGCCAGGGCCCCCACTACCAGCCAGGCCCTGACATCCCGCCTTACCGACCGCCGGACAGACGTCGCTAA
- a CDS encoding NCS1 family nucleobase:cation symporter-1 yields MSLADPAAAQSATEFVPDPRLTNEDLAPAKKRNWKVFDLFAMWMSDVHNLGNYTFAAGLLVLGMNVWQVFTSLLVGFVIIYIGMNWMGKIGQRHGVPFPVVSRISFGVWGANIPALIRAVIAIMWYGIQTYLASVAVNIMLLAAWPGLESWTHNSFLGLHQLGWCTFIALWLIQAAIISQGMESVRKFQDFCGPAIWIVMIALAVWILAKAGWTISLTDTPNPVSVGEQWRQWFGAIGLILATYGTLMLNFCDFSRFSPNYKTVKRGNFWGLPINSTAFVVVSVIVTAGSIEVFGKAHTEPAYLVAEIGNTWVLVLGALTFAIATMGVNIVANFVSPAYDLANVWPQKITFKVGGMISTVAALLVTPWNLFSNPTVVNYFLGGLGAFLGPLFGVIMLDYFWIKRGRIDVGALFDATPGSRYYYRKGVNPKALWAFLPAAAVSAVLALVKDFSAVAPYSWFIGTAMAAGTYALLCRPERAAAEAVASQPAAVEG; encoded by the coding sequence GTGTCCCTCGCCGATCCGGCCGCAGCCCAGAGCGCCACCGAGTTCGTCCCCGATCCCCGGCTCACCAACGAAGACCTCGCCCCCGCGAAGAAGCGCAACTGGAAGGTCTTCGACCTCTTCGCCATGTGGATGTCCGACGTCCACAACCTCGGCAACTACACCTTCGCCGCGGGCCTGCTGGTCCTCGGCATGAACGTGTGGCAGGTCTTCACATCCCTGCTCGTCGGCTTCGTGATCATCTACATCGGCATGAACTGGATGGGGAAGATCGGGCAGCGTCACGGCGTGCCCTTCCCGGTCGTCAGCCGCATCAGCTTCGGCGTCTGGGGCGCCAACATCCCCGCCCTGATCAGGGCCGTCATCGCGATCATGTGGTACGGAATCCAGACCTACCTGGCCTCCGTCGCCGTCAACATCATGCTGCTGGCCGCCTGGCCGGGCCTCGAGTCCTGGACGCACAACTCCTTCCTGGGGCTGCACCAGCTCGGCTGGTGCACCTTCATCGCCCTGTGGCTCATCCAGGCGGCGATCATCAGCCAGGGCATGGAGTCGGTGCGTAAGTTCCAGGACTTCTGCGGTCCGGCGATCTGGATCGTGATGATCGCGCTCGCCGTGTGGATCCTCGCCAAGGCCGGCTGGACCATCTCGCTCACCGACACCCCGAACCCGGTCTCGGTGGGCGAGCAGTGGCGGCAGTGGTTCGGCGCGATCGGGCTCATCCTCGCCACGTACGGCACCCTGATGCTCAACTTCTGCGACTTCTCGCGCTTCTCGCCGAACTACAAGACCGTCAAGCGCGGCAACTTCTGGGGCCTGCCCATCAACTCGACGGCGTTCGTGGTCGTCTCGGTCATCGTCACGGCGGGCTCGATCGAGGTCTTCGGCAAGGCCCACACCGAACCGGCCTACCTCGTCGCCGAGATCGGCAACACCTGGGTACTGGTGCTGGGCGCGCTGACCTTCGCCATCGCCACCATGGGCGTCAACATTGTCGCCAACTTCGTCTCACCGGCGTACGACCTGGCGAACGTCTGGCCGCAGAAGATCACCTTCAAGGTCGGCGGCATGATCAGCACGGTGGCCGCGCTGCTGGTGACCCCGTGGAACCTCTTCTCCAACCCCACCGTGGTCAACTACTTCCTCGGCGGCCTCGGCGCCTTCCTGGGCCCGCTGTTCGGTGTGATCATGCTCGACTACTTCTGGATCAAGCGCGGCCGTATCGACGTCGGCGCGCTCTTCGACGCCACACCCGGGTCCCGCTACTACTACCGCAAGGGCGTCAACCCCAAGGCTCTGTGGGCGTTCCTGCCCGCGGCGGCGGTGTCGGCGGTGCTCGCGCTGGTGAAGGACTTCAGCGCCGTGGCTCCGTACTCCTGGTTCATCGGCACGGCGATGGCCGCCGGTACGTACGCCCTGCTCTGCCGCCCGGAGCGCGCCGCCGCCGAAGCCGTTGCCTCCCAGCCCGCAGCTGTGGAGGGCTGA